The Dermacentor silvarum isolate Dsil-2018 chromosome 11, BIME_Dsil_1.4, whole genome shotgun sequence region gttagttagttagttagttagttagttagttagttagttagttagttagttagttagttagttagttagttagttagttagttagttagtttagttagttagttagttagttagttagttagttagtagtagtaggtagttagttagtagttagtagtagttagttagttagttagtttgcttttggcgcagcagccaagCTTCGCTATAGTTCGCCAGACGATATCATTTTCACTTTAGCCAGATGTAATTAATGTATTTTTAGAATGTTTGACAGAACAATTTCCTGACAATCAGACAATAACTTTAAAAAATTGGTTTTTATGCTCTGTTCAAAATTTGTTGGAACGAGTTGATTCTATGAACTTCAACACTCGCCTCAAAGAGAACGAGCGGTCTTCATTTAAGTGAAGCATGTTGTAGAATGTGATAAATAAAAACTTCTAGAAAAATCCTTCCTTTGTTTTTAACATTGAGGAAAGGATATTAAATTATGTGTGACGCTTAGGCCAATTCCACATGCTGGCAAGGGGGCCGTTGTTCTACCAGAAATAAATATGAGCGTATTAAGCATGTGTGACTGGTTCGTAAGTAGCATAGCCCAACCTCGTGAAATCTATTTTTATGCCTACATATTTTGCTTTTAATCATTTCTCGAAACATAAGTACTGCCATGGTAATTTTTTTAGCGCTTGACACTTAAGAGCTACCGAACTAAAGCTTACTCTTACCTAAATACAAGTGAACGGAGATGTCGTTTTTCTCGGAAACCGCTGTAGCAATTTTCATTAGGTTTGTTGCGTTTAAAATAAAAGCTAGAACATATTGACTATAGGAAATAGGCTTTTTTATTTATATCGTCAACTTTTCTTTAATTGTTGGAAATTGCTGAACTTCAAACAACTGAAGTATCACAGTTACAACTTTGTAACTCAGTAGTAAAAACGATATCACGATTCCATAATTGCATCTAATACTACATCTAATGTGGACAAACTTGAAGAATTAGACACCGCTCTGACACATACccctaatttgtgagtaggattTTTGCAACACACTTGTGAACATTGTAACAATtttacgtaagctgtaaattcatatatgaaatttgtccgctttgtATTCACCAACAGAGGCAATTTACAGAACGGCGATATCTGGTTTAAGTACAgagttacgaatttgtaaacttcacgctttcattttttcaaacttaccaattttcgGGAATTTTCAAAAAACTTCCAGGTTTTAAATCTAAATTTTGTTTGCTAGACTCCCTAGAACTtaactttttctctcaaatgcaacaaacttcatttCGATCGGTCCGGTGGTTGTCTGATAAaatcatttctgcgttttacatgcattcGAATATTGTAACCGGAGTTGACCCTGAGTTAACGCTTCCTCTTGAAAATTGGGATACTACGGAGGCGAAAAAATCGGCGCATCCTATGCATACGCGTGAATCGCTAATATGCGAAGCTTTACTTGATGTTTGCTGGCATGTCTTTACTCCACCTCTCCTTCTTCACTTCTGTGTAGCGCCACGCTCCTCGCTCAGTGCATGCTCCGGCGCCATATTTATTCCCTCCACTTCTTTCTCCACAATCGGCTGCATACCTGTCGCGCTTCTTCACTTCTCGCTTCTTGTTCGgcttgtctattcgggcaccctctggcacatacccattctgtgggattggccaagaatgttcacATATCCAGaggcgcacacccagttgcacaTACTTAGAGTGTCCCAAGTTGCGCATTCGAACATACCCCCTGGAATATGCCAAGTTGCACATATATGCAGTGCCGCAAGTTGTCTGTTTCGACATGTGCCCAATGGCCCATAATACCCATCGCGGATTAAAGTTGTATACTCGGCAAAACAGCAGCCGCCGGCATCCGCAAAGTGGGGAGAAGAGATAAAGCGAGTTTTGCTTTGAACCAAGTTATGAAGGACGCATAAGCATAACCACTCACATTCTTCCTTTGTCTCGTCAGGGTGGCAATGATGGTACTCGATGTCGTCGATGCTGGCATTCTCACCAGCAGAAAAGTAGAACTGCGTCAGTAGAGAACGCACCATGTAGAAGAGGGTCAAACACTTACTTACTGTGCTGATGGCGTAGCCTATTCATAGTAGTGAAACAGATCAAAAGACGATATGCGagcgatcgtttttttttttattgcgatagcaattatatggacactcaaaagcagatttctgccgtcggcgtcgccgtcgccgtcgccgtcgccgtgaggttccgtatgacgtcatttggagatgaaatcgtcgccgcgcgccgaacgctgtatgtgcgagtgaaagggcgcgaggggcgcgtctttcacggggagtgaacgcacggcggagaacaaacgcgcgttctgcgccgtgctcgcttaagggctgcagaagtaggcgtctcttttctcctttacaatcaccatatatgtagagcaaacgcgccttcttcggacgcgcgagaggccgtgggggagggggagggaagggaggcgacgtttagctgcggcaccaagtgcctatttatatcagaggctcccgcaacagtcaccaacgccgcacgcattttgagctaacgcgggcaaaacgccgatggcgtcgacaacagttctgcgtgttgttgctaccaaagccgctcaccttacttcgtatgacattgctgtgtgctatcgcattcattgcttcgcccttagggcgaaactgtgacattttttttcattaccaCTTTCCCAACCGTGCCCATAGAACGCTGATCACCTATGGTCTTTGAGAGCAGAGGCCTATTATATAGCTCCCGCGGAGTTCCCTGGTTTTGAAGTTCTGAGGCATCTTGTATAGGTAGCCTGAAAACTATAGTCCGAGACCGACGCCGGTCAGTCATTTCTGACAGCCATGGACCGCTATTGCAGGCAAGCGCCAAATCTGCAAGAAATGCTACTAGGACAACTGCATTATCAAACCAAACGTTTTttgcaaaaacagaaaaaaaatgggtacGTTTGCTTCACCCCATTGGGCACTACCTTCCCCAATGACACATTAGCCATGATGGTTAAAAATAGTATATCCTGTCTAGAAAATTCCTTGCTCTAGTTTTTCAGTTAAAATTGGAAACTATTTGTAGCTCTTGAATTCTTCTTCCCCTGTGTCTTTTGAGATATAAAAAGATAATTTTTTATCTGACAGTTTTTGGGAAATATTTTCAGTTTGACAAATAAATATGACATTTAACCAGTAATAAAAACTCTTTGTAAATTACCATCCTTCAAAATAATATTTGCATAACATGATTTCTATGTATGCATTGTGCTGTAAACTTAACAGCACTTTCGTTAAAACAACGGAGCAAATGTCACCTAAAAGAGGCATTTTTCCCAAGGCCTGGGTGAAACTTGGATGCTGTCCAACTTTGTAAAACGACGGTGAAGTTCTTGTGCGAAGTCATGGATAGCCTCCGGTGCCGGAAACGATTGGCAGCAAAATGTCGTTTGGGCTTTGAACCTTATTTATGATTTCAGTTCGGGTCTCATTATTCTAGTCATGGACCAAATTCGCAAGCATTTGATTTAGAATATAGTACGCGGCAAGATATGTGAGTACTTTCccctttatctttctgtctcccctcaCCCCATTCCTAGTGCAAGGTAACAAACTGTATGTCTGTCTTCCAGTTAACCTACCCTAATTTCACATCTCActcatttctctctttctctccctctatctatctatctatctatctatctctccatctatctatctttatttatttattagcaaGGCCTTTGCAACAATCAACTGTTCACGCCTCTGCCATATCACTTCCTGGAAATGCCACTATCATTTGCTGTTTTCAGTTTGCAAATGTCAGTACCAAGCCTCAGGTTTCAAGTAAACGATTTCAAAGGTTTCTTTCCGTGCAGTACAAAATAGATGTCGAGGCAGCTTCAATTAATGCTACTGCGCCTATTGCCGCATACAGCGACAGCCGCCTCGACACAGAGCGACTGCCTGCGTAGTTCTTGTACTTACCACTCGTATTTTGTTTAGTGCAATAGAACAAGTAATTCACTCCCCAATTCGGACATCATCTCCGACACATCAGCATTAGCGTCAATTTTTTACCATCGAGCAATTAAGTGCATAGAGTGAACTCAGTTGTGTTATCACGTTTTGATTTTTTTCCCAAATTTTTAATTTCCCTAAAGAAAAACGCGAGAAAAAACTGGGTTTTCTTTAAACCACTCGAAATTCCCGACGTTGTTGTATCTTAGCCGCATTTAGCGTAATGAATAAACGGATGCATCTCTATTCGTAGAAAAGGATTACTCTGTAGCCTATGGATTGGGTTGCGGGACTAGAAAGTTATAAGTAAATGTCCGCATGGTATAGGCAACAACAAGATTAAGTTTGTGGCAGCAAAAGTTGTCGACAAATTTTTCTGTGCCTAATAAATAAGCTGCAGCTTTTTCTGGTAAAACTTTCACTAAAACTAAAGTACGCTAACGCTTCCCGCAGATATGAGTCTTATTATACCACAGCAAGCAGTCACAGCACTGCGATCATACACCCGCTTACGGCCCTGCCTCGCCACTGGTGCCGCATGCCCCTCAGAACACTCTATAgacaggcccttgcgtttcagtTTCTTCGCCTCATTCGTAAAAGTGCTTATGCGCTACACTCTGAAGTTCGCTTTACTTTAGATCTCGCCGGTAGCTTTCATGATCCTGTTTTGCTTCAAGCACGTTTTGCGTCACGTCTCTTATGTTTGTCTCTTCCTTTTAGAAGAGGAGGGTGTAGAAGAGGAGGGAAGAGGAAGGTAGAAAAATAAGGTGTATGCACGAGACCCGTATCACGCTTCCAGCAAGGAAGTTTGAAAGGCAAGTGTACAGGCTTACTCTGGTGCCGGGACGTCGGTTTCCGACGTTTACTGCCTGCATCTTCCAGGTAACTTGCTCTTCACCCTCCCAAGCACGTAGCACGTTCTTCTTGAGAGTCCGTACCTTGTCCGTATCTCTGAGCGTTTCCACAACGTCCACGGAAATGTATACCGGCAGGTCTGAAATTGCACGCGTGCTCAACTCACATATATAGCACTTTTCCCTACACGATTTTCTTGAACTATTCAACGTGGTTGCCTGCTCCTTAGACCACGTTCCACGTGGTCTAAGCAGTTTAATCTATATTCTACATCCGTGAGCTTGGCAGTGAATGAGACTGGCTAACGTTCTCACGGCTATAGTAGGGTTATGCGTCTCAAGTGTATCAGGTGCTTTCCTATTTCGATTATGTTCATTTTGCCATCAAGTATTCATAGATATTTACTTTGACAGTATGACATGACATAGACAGTACGAATAATAATTAACTCACAATTGTTAACATTTACGAACGTATTAAACTATTTTGCCCGAGTCAAGAATAAGACAAGCTGCAGTAAATTCTGGAATACGACTTTATGGAATACAGCGTTCTGGAATACGACTTTGGAATGCATAACCAGTTATATGAAATTAGATAACGATTTTTATATACCTATTGGCATGGCGCAATCAAtattaaattaataaataatgCAGGACTTGTTTTATACCATAATTAAATGTATTCCTATGTAATCCCGCGCCTGTGTTATTCTTTGTGCAGTAAATCTGTAAACCAGTATTGGTGTAGCAAACCCAGCTTGGTAGCCATATTATATGTATGTCCGTATGTATgagtatgtatgtgtgtataatATGTATGTATTGCAGGTCTGGTGTGTACATGTACATGGGCGTACAGTGATATTTCAGCATCCGCGCAGTCACACTCACACTTACTCTGTTTAGGCAGAAATGTATAGAAGGTGAGCCGGCACGTATGGCCCATCGCCCCCAGCTGCGGTGTCATCAAGGCTGTGTTGCGACCCCTGGGAACAGCTGCGTCACAAAGCAGGTGTTAGTCATTTTAGGTCCGTGAACCAGCTATATTAAAATAAACATAAACACCAAAACCCCCACATCCCATACCTCGAGATGATCATATTTGATCCGATATAAAAAGTTAAAAAATAGTATATTCCCCCCCAGAACATATGGGTTTATTGGATGTGGTAAATACGggactcctttttttttctgtcacgaAATGAAAAGTCGTTAGTAATCCCACGGCGTTTTGATAAAACCGTTCTCCCTCATATGTGCTCTCTTATTTGTTCTCACTACCTGCAACATTGGAACTGCAttgtattcttcttctttctatggttttacgtgccaaaacaagcggtgattatgaggcccgccgtagtggagggctccggattaattttaccacctggggttctttaacgtgcactacaacgcaagcacacgggcgtttttacatttcgcctccatcgaattgtggccgccgcggccgggattcgatcccgcgacctcatgcgcagcagcgcaacacctCAGCTAActaggccaccacggcgggttgcacTGTATTCGCCCCTTAAAGTGCCGAAAAGGTCCCTTCAAAATGACGGTTCATGTGTATGCTGCTTTTTTCTGCATTGTCTGTTTCCCATTATAAAATAACAAGTGATTCGAAACAAAATACTAATGTTTATTGCGTGATAATTGAAAATACAATCATTAATAAGAACGTTCCACTCGTTAACCTTTTAATGAATAAATTCAGGAGCTACATTGTAAATGCACGATTGAAGACAGCCAGTGCTCAAACCGTAGCCCGTCCCAGAAACTATGTGCCttccaccagtttcgagaaataagTATGCTCAAACTCTGCATTGTTGTTTCCGTGAATATAGTCCCACATTGTGAAAAAAATATTGCAAGTAAAACTTAACTGGAACAGTAGTGCACCTCACGGCACATTTTGAGCGCGTATTTTCGGAACAGCTACTAGGCACCAAGTTTCAAGCAAAGAGTGATGCTTAGAGTATTGGCTGACCTCACTTCTGTGATTACAATACGCTCCCAAAAGTaataaattaaataattaattagtaattaTAATCGAATTGGAGATTATCGCGCAAATGCTGATGTCAGCCCCTGTCATGAAGCATGTCAGCAAAAATTGCTTTATCACGAATGCACCATTTTTGATAATCAAATTTATCAGACAAGTGGCATATGTCAAGAATTATTAAAATCCGATGATAATTTATCTCGCCTCAGTGTTCCGGGAAAGAAAGGAAACAGAAGCACGTATTTGCCCATACAGACTGGCATAGTGGGAAACTCAAACAAATCAATGAATTCGTGTCCGATAATTCCGCATCTAATAAACCACCGATTTGCTTTCGTTACTGCGGGCGTTGCAAGGCTCCTCACCGGCGTCCGTCTTGAGGAAGGCGGCGTAGAAGCCACGCTCGTTGCGACTGCTGTCTTCACGAGGCAGGGAAGGAAAACGCATCCGGTTGTTGGAAACCATGAGGGCTGATAGACGGGTCCAGCGTGGCTGGCTCTGCGTGCGGGCGGCCTGAAGACCGCACATGTCCTTCGAGAAGTCGCAGGCACCTGCATAGACGCATAGAGTGAGGTAACCCCGCCCCTTCCGATGCAAGGTGATGATTTCGCCGCAATCCTTAAGCGATATTCTACTAAGTCTTTCGCTGTTGCCGCCTTATACTGCTTTTATCGCGGGTGCTTTATAACTGCGCTGCCAAGCACTGGATGTTTACGACCAATGCCAATAAGAAAGCTAGTCGTACTGGTGTATTTATCCATTGCTGTACTCTGCAGTACTTAGTGCAACTACTCGTTCCAAAGGGTAAATAAATGTTCATACTTGTAGAACGTTTCCAATATAATCGAACCCATCGATCGATGTTTAGTTAAGGTAATGATTCTATTAGTTGTTCTTGAAAAGATTTGTCCGATTGTATGCCGTCGCAAGATAAATCAATTAGCAAAATATTTGCTCTCTGAAGATCAGTTAAATTGCGAGCATTTTATACCTGTGGTTTAACATGTTCATAGCTCGTGCCGAGGGTGAGAGTTTATAGCAGCTTGTATAAGTATTGACTTAACTGGTCATTTTAAAGCCAAATGATGAACAAACATTAATTTCTGTCGGACACTATCATTTCACTACACTTTGTGGTGGCTTGTTGGAGTTCAAGGAGTTTTTTTACAGAATGTCACTCAAGCGAGGGAATGCATTAGAAAAAAATCGGAAAGAGTCGAACAAATAGCGGGGTTGATTAGACTGTGTACAATCGATAAGATTAAGGCAATACACCTGTACAAAAATGATTGCGCCTCGCTCTGCGTGTCCCTCGAGAGCGAACCACGCGAGAATAAGGTTTGGTGCGTTTTTCACGCGCTAACGTCCACGCCGCCAAACAGACACCCTCTGGACTCACTAGCAATAGATTAGCGCGTCAGCTTCATGGCGCTTGCGCAAAAGTTCGCCAACCGCTCCGCGCGGACACCACATAGCCCATTCCGCGAGAGCACCGGAGCACGGCTATACCTCAGGTGATGCGTTGAATGCGATCGCTGTCACGGAGCTGGACCACGCTATTAGAGGCGTGCAAGCGGCGCCCGGCGCCTGGGCAGGACGGCTTGACATACCAGATGCTCCGAAGTTTAAATGAGCAACACCGACAACAGCGTCTCCAGCTATTTAACGACGTCTGAGCGTCGGGAATTCTATGCCGGTGGTGTGACGTTGGGCAGTGACTTCATTAATTCTATGCCCGAAAAGGGAGCATGGAACAGCGGTCATGGTTTTATTGAACTAGCCAGCCATGGTGGCGACGATACCGAAAGCGGCAGACGGATGCGACCGCCCATTCCGGGTACGCTGATAGGTCTTTCCCAAGACCTATCAAAATGTAGGTCTTAACGAGACAAGAAGCGATAATTAGTCGCAGAGTTGGTAAAATGAAAGGCACGAgtgtaattagcgccaatatagtaAAGAATTAACCGCATTGCAATATAATTCTGTAAAGATTGCACCGCCGTAGGTATAGACATGTTGAGGGAAAGTCACCGTACGGCACACTTTTGGGATATTGAGCGAATTCGCTTGGACTAAGTAGGGCTAGTGCTAGACAATGGTGCCTTGAAGTTAGGTTTGCCGGTGCCCACAATAACTGAGAATTgtcgcagagtaggtaaaattaGCGGTACACGTAATTAGCAccaatatagtcgaaaattaGCCACATTGTACCAAATAATGCACTGTCTCCGGGAGTGGCCCGGCCCACCTGGCCCCTtagtcaaaaaaaaagaaagtgtcaaCGAAGTGACGATGCTTAAAAAGACAAGATCGACGTAATTGTGTATGAAATACTATATGAATAACATATAAAATGAGGGACTAATGAACGTGAGAATAGACAGAAAGAGACAGAATAGAGAGACATAATCAACATTTAATCATAGAATCATTTGAACAACCATGTGCTTCGACCTTGTCTTCATTAGCGTCGATACTTGATTGACGGTTTCTTTTTCATGAAACTGACTTACCACTTTCCAACCCAACGAAATAGTTAACCCAACTCTTACATGTTCGTGCAAACATCACTAGTATGCGACAGGTGTCAAGCTATGACAGTGACTGACCGCAGTGGCTTTCATCCGAACCGTCGGGACACTGTTTGAGGAAATCGCACAGCTGGCTCGCCGGAATGCAGTGGGTGACGGACAGGCAGGCAAACTCGCCATGCGAGCAGTTTGATGGTGTGGAAGTGGTGGTTTCAGCTGACCTCTTGGGCAGCGGACCTGAGGCAAGGACACAGTGCTCAGGTATAACAGACGGTCAAGTCTGCTGCATGATTAGTTGATTATAAATTATAACAAAAACGGCAGACATAATAAAAAACAGGATATTTACCAGCTATTCTCTATTATCAATAAGCAATGTTGCACAAAAAAAGGCCCTATTCAACAATGCGCTTTCATGCTGATGCACCGAGAGGGTCTTTTCCTTAACCCATAATTAGCTCTTCTCCTATGTTTCGACTTGCGG contains the following coding sequences:
- the LOC119432727 gene encoding MAM and LDL-receptor class A domain-containing protein 1; the protein is MRFYYTIKGPTNAVLAVKTRSTADGDFNDVWKSDRPTEFHHFTEAFVPFHETSDFEVSIEGHIEEGRNAHGYIAIDDITFLDSCHAASGPLPKRSAETTTSTPSNCSHGEFACLSVTHCIPASQLCDFLKQCPDGSDESHCGACDFSKDMCGLQAARTQSQPRWTRLSALMVSNNRMRFPSLPREDSSRNERGFYAAFLKTDAAVPRGRNTALMTPQLGAMGHTCRLTFYTFLPKQNLPVYISVDVVETLRDTDKVRTLKKNVLRAWEGEEQVTWKMQAVNVGNRRPGTRFYFSAGENASIDDIEYHHCHPDETKEESVNCTFEKKSGCGWYPENIADSGDWEIISGNPSFAIPDHTTGNVGRSRASTRAYLVYEVAVTRRGSPLAVAGSLGACLSSAPRTCWTAQSCRSWS